CTACTGGTGGATTCGCCAGGGCATCACGCGGGCGATCGCCACCCAGAGCCGCACCATTCGCCTGCCGGTCCACATCACCGAAAAGCTCAACAAAATCAAGAAAGCCCAGCGCAAGATCTCTCAAGAAAAAGGCCGCACGCCCACCATTGAGGACATTGCTCGGGAACTGGAAATGACCTCGCCCCAGGTGCGTGAAGTCCTGCTGCGCGTCCCGCGCTCCGTTTCCCTCGAAACCAAAGTCGGCAAAGAGAAAGACACCGAGCTGGGCGAGCTGCTGGAAACCGACGACGTCACGCCCGAAGAAACCCTCATGCGGGAGTCTCTGCGTCGCGACCTCCAGCAGCTTCTGGCAGACCTGACTAGCCGCGAGCGGGACGTCATTCAGATGCGCTTTGGCTTGGGCGACGGCCATCCCTATTCCCTCGCCGAGATTGGTCGGGCTCTGGATCTGTCGCGAGAGCGCGTCCGCCAAATCGAAGCAAAAGCCCTGCAAAAGCTCCGGCAGCCCAAGCGTCGCAACCGCATTCGCGACTATTTGGAGTCTCTAAGCTAGCAGACTACTTTTGCCTCGCGACATCTCCCAAATACCTATCAAGGCCTAGTTGGTGATCATTCTCAACTAGGCCTTAAAACATATTTTTTTACACTTGGCTTGTTAATTAAAGGCGATCGCCTCTAATTCACGATGACACTCAAGCTGACCCTAAAAACATCCAAAACCAGATTTTCAGCTCCTTACAAAAAACGTTCTTTTCTGCGATCGTCTGCAAATTCACAGGCGATTTCAGCCATTTAAACTGCTAATTAGTCTCAATAAGAATACCTTCTTGAAAAAAGCTAGATTTATTGTGTATCATTCTCAAGTAAGAGGTTTTGCTGAGAATGCTATATGTCACCCTACACTACCAGTGCTCTTAAAGCAGAGCTGAACGAGCGAGGCTGGCGCTTAACTCCTCAGCGAGAAACCATCCTTCATGTGTTTCAAAATTTGCCCAAAGGTAAGCACTTAAGCGCAGAAGATCTTTACAATCTTTTGCAAAGTGAAGGGGAGAGTATTAGCCTCTCAACCATTTACCGCACCCTGAAACTCATGGCGCGGCTCGGTATTCTCAGGGAACTGGAGTTAGCTGAGGGGCACAAGCACTACGAGCTCAATCAGCCCTATCCCTATCACCACCATCACCTAATCTGCGTTCGCTGCAACAAAACCATTGAGTTCAAAAGTGACTCAGTGCTGAAAATTGGCAACAAAACGACTCGCAAAGAAGGCTATCACCTACTGGACTGCCAGTTGACCATTCACGCGATTTGTCCGGCTTGCCAGCGAGCGCTGCTGCCGATGTAATTTGTCAGAAGTCAGCAAAAACTGGGGTTTTTCGCCTCATTTTTTGCAAACCCCAGTTGCTTTTGGCCAGAAGAAATATTCCGACGGAGCATCCCAGC
This genomic stretch from Geitlerinema sp. PCC 7407 harbors:
- a CDS encoding Fur family transcriptional regulator, which gives rise to MSPYTTSALKAELNERGWRLTPQRETILHVFQNLPKGKHLSAEDLYNLLQSEGESISLSTIYRTLKLMARLGILRELELAEGHKHYELNQPYPYHHHHLICVRCNKTIEFKSDSVLKIGNKTTRKEGYHLLDCQLTIHAICPACQRALLPM